The Virgibacillus phasianinus genome includes a window with the following:
- the mntR gene encoding transcriptional regulator MntR yields the protein MPTPSMEDYIEQIYILMESKGYARVSDIAEQLMVHPSSVTKMIQKLDKDEYVNYEKYRGFILTSKGKKIGERLVFRHELLEQFLTIIGVDNDKIYDDVEGIEHHLSWNSIDRIGGLVSYFNADKTRIEDLRKMDNEN from the coding sequence ATGCCAACACCAAGTATGGAAGATTACATCGAACAAATTTATATTTTAATGGAATCAAAGGGATATGCACGAGTTTCGGATATTGCTGAACAGTTGATGGTACACCCTTCATCCGTGACAAAGATGATCCAAAAGCTGGACAAAGATGAGTATGTGAATTATGAGAAATATCGCGGATTTATCCTCACTTCGAAAGGCAAAAAAATTGGAGAGAGGCTTGTTTTCCGTCACGAACTCTTAGAACAGTTCCTTACGATAATTGGTGTTGATAACGATAAGATTTATGACGATGTTGAAGGAATTGAACATCATTTAAGCTGGAATTCAATTGATCGAATCGGTGGATTGGTAAGTTATTTCAATGCGGACAAAACCAGGATTGAAGATTTAAGAAAAATGGACAACGAAAATTAA
- a CDS encoding patatin-like phospholipase family protein encodes MKIDVVFSGGGVKSFAFLGALESMKAHNLELERVAGTSAGSIIAGLLAVGYSPGELDEMMKKLDLREFLDPPLISKLLPLSKWFYLYFKMGIYKGDCLEEWLYNCLAERNVYTFRDLKPGYLKIVVSDLSLGKLVVIPDDLERVYGLDPNHFLIAKAIRMSAGYPYFFMPKKISGKTSRRSVIVDGGLLSNYPLWVFDKPNERNLRPVLGIKLSDDIENTDPKKIKNVVDLSQALFKTMKQAHDIRYISTSHQKNTIFIPIKRVDTTNFRIEDKVKKQLIELGKESADVFLTSWP; translated from the coding sequence ATGAAAATAGACGTAGTGTTTTCAGGTGGTGGGGTGAAGTCTTTTGCATTTTTGGGTGCCTTAGAAAGTATGAAGGCTCATAATCTCGAATTGGAACGAGTTGCGGGAACATCCGCGGGGTCCATTATAGCTGGTTTACTTGCTGTTGGTTATTCACCAGGCGAATTAGATGAAATGATGAAGAAATTAGATCTGCGTGAGTTTCTTGATCCCCCTTTAATCAGCAAGTTACTCCCATTAAGTAAATGGTTTTATTTATATTTTAAAATGGGGATCTATAAGGGGGATTGTCTGGAAGAATGGTTGTACAATTGTCTGGCTGAAAGGAATGTGTACACGTTTCGTGATTTAAAACCAGGTTATTTAAAAATAGTTGTAAGTGATCTTTCTTTAGGGAAATTAGTTGTTATTCCAGACGATTTAGAACGTGTATATGGGCTTGATCCGAATCATTTCCTAATAGCAAAGGCGATAAGAATGAGTGCGGGTTATCCATATTTTTTTATGCCCAAGAAAATATCAGGTAAAACATCAAGAAGAAGTGTTATCGTTGATGGCGGCTTATTAAGCAATTACCCATTATGGGTTTTTGATAAGCCAAATGAACGAAATTTACGACCCGTTTTAGGGATTAAACTGAGTGATGATATTGAAAATACGGATCCAAAAAAAATAAAGAATGTCGTGGATCTGTCACAAGCACTTTTCAAAACAATGAAACAGGCACATGACATAAGATATATATCTACTTCTCATCAAAAAAATACGATTTTTATCCCGATAAAACGAGTGGACACAACAAATTTTCGAATTGAAGATAAAGTGAAAAAGCAACTAATCGAATTGGGGAAAGAGAGTGCTGATGTTTTCTTAACAAGCTGGCCATAA
- a CDS encoding SA1362 family protein produces MMFRNKFSVFLYVILGLAAIGLVTQLFTNTVNFLTNIMIMLGIGVAIFAVIYVFFFRRRATSNDMKKYKSAVKQSKSKYANKTFSSIPGNKKKPASLIKRKSSKRATHLRVIDGNKHKRKKRATY; encoded by the coding sequence ATGATGTTTCGTAATAAATTTTCTGTATTTCTCTATGTGATTCTGGGCCTTGCTGCTATAGGGTTAGTAACACAATTATTTACCAATACGGTAAATTTTTTAACAAACATAATGATCATGCTTGGAATTGGTGTAGCTATTTTTGCGGTAATCTATGTTTTCTTTTTCAGGAGAAGGGCAACCTCCAATGATATGAAGAAATATAAAAGTGCGGTTAAACAGTCGAAATCAAAATATGCCAATAAAACTTTTAGTTCAATTCCCGGAAACAAGAAAAAACCGGCTTCCCTCATAAAGAGGAAATCCAGTAAACGTGCAACACATCTTCGGGTAATTGATGGCAATAAGCATAAACGAAAAAAACGAGCTACTTACTGA
- a CDS encoding YqhR family membrane protein, which translates to MAKREKLEQNNREESRSLLARSLLTGFIGGLIASILGLIMYYFNFSKVGPTSYILRSWLEAKWTHEWLGDVISIVLTGVISIVVALIYYGIFKKMHSMWVGAVFGIVLWGILFYLLQPIFPNIPPLTELNKDTIVSTLCLFILYGTFIGYSISYDYNDTVVRGKQLDNG; encoded by the coding sequence ATGGCAAAAAGAGAGAAACTGGAACAAAATAATCGGGAAGAATCCCGTTCATTGCTGGCAAGATCTTTATTAACGGGCTTTATTGGGGGGCTTATTGCGAGTATCCTTGGGCTCATTATGTATTACTTTAACTTTTCAAAGGTTGGACCAACATCTTACATATTGCGGTCATGGCTTGAGGCTAAATGGACACATGAGTGGTTAGGTGATGTCATATCAATTGTACTGACGGGTGTGATTTCCATTGTTGTTGCATTAATATATTATGGGATATTTAAAAAAATGCATTCGATGTGGGTTGGCGCCGTGTTTGGCATTGTACTCTGGGGGATTTTATTTTATTTGCTGCAACCGATTTTTCCAAATATCCCGCCATTGACTGAGTTAAATAAAGACACGATTGTCTCCACTCTATGCCTCTTTATTTTATATGGCACCTTTATTGGATATTCTATTTCCTATGATTATAATGATACAGTTGTACGCGGAAAACAATTGGATAATGGATAA
- the aroQ gene encoding type II 3-dehydroquinate dehydratase yields MKRLLLVNGPNLNMLGNRENDIYGDFTLADIEKSLELFLKDKGYDLDCFQSNHEGKLIDRLQEANGKYTGIIFNPAAYTHTSIALRDTIKAIDTRVIEVHISNVHNREEFRHRSLLAPVCYGQIVGLGFTGYKLAAIALIDKE; encoded by the coding sequence ATGAAGCGTCTTCTGCTAGTAAATGGTCCTAACCTAAATATGCTGGGCAATCGGGAAAATGATATATATGGTGATTTTACCCTAGCGGATATTGAGAAATCGTTGGAACTCTTTCTGAAGGATAAAGGGTATGATCTAGATTGTTTTCAATCGAATCATGAAGGAAAACTGATTGACAGGCTCCAGGAAGCAAACGGAAAATATACGGGCATTATTTTTAACCCGGCAGCATATACGCACACAAGCATTGCTTTACGGGACACAATTAAGGCAATCGACACCAGAGTTATTGAGGTACATATATCGAATGTGCACAATCGCGAGGAATTCCGTCATCGTTCACTGCTGGCACCTGTTTGTTATGGGCAAATTGTTGGGTTGGGATTTACGGGTTATAAACTTGCAGCAATAGCATTAATTGATAAAGAATAG
- a CDS encoding M24 family metallopeptidase, with the protein MEKIEKLRSALSTANLDALIITNPYNRRYITNFTGTAGVAIVSMSDTRFITDFRYTEQANEQAVGFTIVEHKKGIVEEINKQLNELNVSRVGFEKDDLTYATYEIYNKTIDKELVPVSGIIEKLRLIKTSDEISILKDAAKIADDAYEHIQGFIKPGVKEIDVSNELEFFMRKQGATSSSFDIIVASGYRSALPHGVASDKKIESGELVTLDYGALYKGYCSDTTRTIAVGEINDELRNIYDTVLTAQLKGVEGIKPGITGVEADALTRDYITEKGYGDYFGHSTGHGVGLEVHEGPSLSYKYEAKLEAGMVVTVEPGIYVPNVGGCRIEDDILVTESGYERLTNATKELIQL; encoded by the coding sequence ATGGAGAAAATTGAAAAATTACGATCAGCGTTATCAACCGCTAATTTAGATGCACTTATTATTACAAATCCTTACAATAGAAGATACATAACTAATTTTACCGGAACGGCCGGTGTGGCCATTGTCAGTATGTCTGACACACGCTTTATTACGGATTTCAGATATACAGAACAGGCGAACGAACAAGCAGTTGGATTTACAATTGTTGAACATAAAAAAGGCATAGTTGAGGAAATTAATAAACAGTTAAATGAATTAAATGTTTCCCGTGTTGGTTTTGAAAAAGATGATCTGACGTATGCGACGTACGAAATTTACAATAAAACGATTGATAAAGAATTGGTTCCAGTAAGCGGTATTATTGAAAAGCTCCGCTTAATCAAAACAAGTGATGAAATTTCAATTTTAAAAGATGCTGCGAAAATAGCGGATGATGCTTATGAGCATATCCAAGGTTTTATCAAACCAGGCGTAAAAGAGATAGATGTATCAAATGAACTTGAATTTTTTATGCGTAAGCAAGGGGCAACTTCATCAAGCTTCGATATTATCGTTGCTTCCGGCTACAGATCAGCATTGCCGCATGGTGTTGCATCAGACAAAAAAATTGAAAGCGGGGAACTTGTGACATTAGATTACGGGGCGCTTTATAAAGGATATTGCTCTGATACAACCCGCACAATTGCTGTTGGTGAAATAAATGATGAATTAAGAAATATTTATGATACTGTACTTACTGCACAATTAAAGGGTGTGGAAGGAATTAAACCTGGTATCACTGGTGTCGAAGCAGATGCGTTGACACGAGATTACATTACAGAAAAAGGCTATGGCGATTATTTTGGCCATTCAACAGGACATGGCGTTGGCCTGGAAGTTCATGAAGGCCCCAGCCTATCCTATAAGTATGAAGCTAAACTTGAAGCAGGAATGGTTGTTACCGTAGAACCAGGCATTTACGTACCGAATGTTGGAGGATGCCGAATTGAGGATGATATTCTCGTGACAGAATCCGGATACGAGCGTTTAACAAATGCTACAAAGGAGCTTATTCAGTTATAA
- the efp gene encoding elongation factor P — protein sequence MISVNDFKTGLTIEVDNDLWQVMDFQHVKPGKGAAFVRSKLRNLRNGNIQEKTFRGGEKVEKAHIENKKMQYLYASGDAHTFMDTNTYEQIDLQTNQIENELKFIKENMEVAVITHDEEVLGVSLPNNVELQVTETEPGIKGDTASGGTKSATLETGITVQVPFFINNGDVLIISTSDGKYVSRA from the coding sequence ATGATTTCAGTAAATGATTTTAAAACAGGTTTGACAATAGAAGTGGACAATGATTTATGGCAGGTTATGGACTTTCAACATGTGAAGCCAGGAAAAGGTGCAGCATTTGTGCGCTCCAAATTGCGTAATTTGCGGAATGGAAATATTCAGGAAAAGACATTCCGTGGTGGAGAAAAGGTGGAAAAGGCGCATATTGAAAATAAAAAAATGCAGTACCTCTATGCATCTGGTGACGCACACACGTTCATGGATACAAACACGTATGAACAAATTGACTTACAAACCAATCAAATTGAAAATGAGTTAAAGTTTATTAAGGAAAATATGGAAGTAGCAGTTATTACCCATGACGAAGAGGTTCTTGGCGTTTCGCTTCCAAACAACGTAGAATTGCAAGTGACAGAAACAGAACCGGGAATTAAAGGTGACACAGCAAGCGGTGGTACAAAATCAGCGACACTTGAAACAGGGATTACTGTCCAGGTACCATTCTTCATTAATAATGGGGACGTTTTGATTATCAGTACCTCAGATGGAAAATATGTATCAAGGGCATAA